A stretch of the Acidisarcina sp. genome encodes the following:
- the zwf gene encoding glucose-6-phosphate dehydrogenase, translated as MATIKISPEDLESASHGKERIPEPGIVVIFGASGDLTKRKLLPALFHLEQAGLLPKEFAMVGVARRSLEDVFVKEMREGIAEFGGVAQDDPKLDAFLAKLTYHALNFDDVAGYANLKSMLEKIDQEKGTQGNRLFYLATAPEHFSDITGHLGDQGMAKPEKGTVRIIIEKPFGHDLESARKLNDEVNAIFDEAQVFRIDHYLGKETVQNILVFRFANGVFEPIWNRNYIDHVQITAAESIGIEGRGPFYEKAGALRDVVQNHVMELLSFIAMEPPISFEAESVRTEKLKVWRAILPIPISNAVRGQYGPGKEGDETVKGYRQEDRVNPESNTETFAALRLELDNWRWAGVPFYLRAGKRLAKRYTEISVQFKQPPQLLFHLGPNAHCNELQPNLITIRIQPDEGISLRFGAKVPSPDMSVCPVVMDFNYAAAFGTSSANGYERLLLDAMLGDATLFAHRLGVETTWALYTPILQKWAAEKPDFPNYAAGTWGPKEADQLLARDGRRWHKV; from the coding sequence ATGGCAACTATAAAAATTTCTCCTGAAGATCTTGAGAGCGCGTCCCACGGCAAAGAGCGTATTCCTGAGCCGGGTATCGTGGTCATCTTTGGTGCCTCGGGCGACCTGACGAAGCGCAAGCTGCTGCCGGCGCTCTTTCATCTGGAGCAGGCTGGACTGCTGCCGAAAGAGTTCGCCATGGTCGGCGTTGCGCGGCGCTCGCTGGAGGATGTCTTCGTCAAGGAGATGCGCGAAGGCATCGCGGAATTTGGCGGCGTAGCTCAGGACGATCCAAAGCTGGATGCCTTTCTGGCCAAGCTCACCTATCACGCGCTGAACTTCGACGACGTTGCAGGGTATGCCAATCTGAAGTCTATGCTGGAGAAGATCGACCAGGAGAAGGGCACGCAAGGCAACCGGCTCTTCTATCTGGCAACCGCTCCCGAGCATTTCTCCGACATCACCGGGCACCTTGGCGACCAGGGAATGGCAAAGCCGGAGAAAGGCACGGTCCGCATCATCATTGAAAAGCCCTTCGGCCACGATCTGGAATCCGCCCGCAAGCTGAATGACGAAGTCAACGCCATCTTCGACGAGGCGCAGGTCTTCCGGATCGATCACTACCTCGGCAAGGAGACGGTCCAGAACATCCTCGTCTTCCGCTTCGCGAATGGCGTCTTCGAGCCCATCTGGAACCGTAACTATATCGACCATGTCCAGATCACGGCAGCGGAAAGCATCGGCATCGAAGGCCGCGGGCCGTTCTACGAGAAAGCCGGAGCGCTGCGCGACGTGGTTCAGAACCACGTCATGGAACTCTTGTCCTTCATCGCCATGGAGCCGCCCATCTCGTTTGAGGCGGAGTCCGTGCGCACGGAAAAGCTGAAGGTCTGGAGGGCCATTCTACCGATTCCGATCTCCAACGCCGTGCGTGGCCAGTATGGTCCAGGTAAGGAGGGCGATGAGACGGTAAAGGGCTATCGCCAGGAAGACCGCGTGAATCCTGAATCGAACACCGAGACCTTTGCCGCGCTCCGCCTGGAACTGGATAACTGGCGGTGGGCCGGAGTTCCGTTCTATCTCCGCGCCGGCAAGCGGCTGGCCAAGCGCTACACCGAGATCTCCGTGCAATTCAAGCAACCGCCACAATTACTCTTCCACCTCGGGCCCAATGCACACTGCAACGAGCTTCAGCCAAACCTCATCACCATACGCATTCAGCCGGATGAGGGCATCTCCTTGCGCTTTGGAGCCAAGGTGCCTAGCCCCGACATGTCTGTGTGCCCGGTGGTGATGGACTTCAACTATGCGGCAGCCTTCGGAACATCCTCGGCGAACGGATATGAGCGTCTGCTGCTCGATGCCATGCTGGGAGATGCCACGCTGTTCGCGCACCGTCTCGGAGTGGAGACAACGTGGGCCCTCTACACGCCAATTCTGCAGAAGTGGGCAGCCGAGAAACCGGACTTCCCCAACTACGCAGCCGGTACCTGGGGCCCGAAGG
- a CDS encoding HAD family phosphatase translates to MNEISTILWDVGGVLLTNGWDHCERDALLQKFGLEKQAFEQRHAKLNDPWEKGLIPLDEYLQQVVFYQPRSFTPQEFLEAMKAESRILPDSALRILAELSASEEFKMAAVNNESRELNDYRIAHFDLWDYIDCFLSSCYVGLRKPDPKIYRLALDVLQRQPEEVVFIDDREENINAAAAIGIHGIRYTGSKALAMGLQQLGIEINAAG, encoded by the coding sequence ATGAACGAGATCAGTACAATCCTGTGGGATGTCGGCGGCGTCCTGCTCACAAATGGCTGGGATCACTGCGAACGCGATGCGCTGCTACAGAAGTTTGGTTTGGAAAAACAAGCCTTCGAGCAGCGCCACGCGAAGCTCAACGACCCTTGGGAAAAGGGTCTGATTCCGCTCGACGAATATCTGCAACAAGTCGTCTTCTACCAGCCCCGCTCCTTCACTCCGCAAGAGTTCCTTGAGGCGATGAAGGCGGAGTCCAGGATTCTCCCCGACTCTGCCCTGCGAATCCTCGCCGAGCTATCTGCATCTGAAGAATTCAAGATGGCTGCGGTCAACAACGAATCGCGCGAACTCAACGACTATCGCATCGCGCACTTCGATTTGTGGGACTATATCGATTGCTTTCTGAGTTCCTGCTATGTGGGCTTGAGAAAACCCGATCCAAAAATCTATCGCCTCGCGCTCGACGTACTGCAGCGTCAGCCCGAAGAAGTCGTCTTTATCGATGACCGCGAGGAAAACATCAACGCAGCTGCGGCGATTGGGATTCACGGGATTCGCTACACAGGCTCCAAAGCTCTCGCGATGGGGTTGCAGCAGCTGGGCATTGAGATCAACGCGGCAGGCTAG
- the rpiB gene encoding ribose 5-phosphate isomerase B, whose protein sequence is MKLVVAADHAGFALKEEVRAFLEHLGHEVVDLGAYKADPSDDYPDFAEAVGKAIQAGQAERGVLICGSGVGVCVAANKMPGIRASMCHDTYSAHQGVEHDDMNVLVVGARIIGPSLAEELVTTFLNAKFQGGEERFVRRLNKVKAIEARYMVAPPATSRR, encoded by the coding sequence ATGAAGCTTGTCGTTGCCGCAGATCATGCCGGCTTCGCATTGAAAGAAGAGGTACGCGCCTTTCTCGAACACCTGGGTCATGAGGTGGTCGATCTTGGCGCGTACAAAGCCGATCCGTCGGATGATTACCCGGATTTCGCTGAAGCCGTCGGCAAGGCAATACAGGCAGGGCAGGCAGAGCGCGGAGTTCTGATCTGCGGAAGCGGCGTGGGAGTCTGTGTCGCGGCAAATAAGATGCCCGGGATTCGGGCCTCCATGTGCCATGACACCTACTCCGCACATCAGGGAGTGGAGCACGACGACATGAACGTGCTCGTCGTGGGCGCAAGAATTATCGGCCCTTCCCTCGCAGAGGAGCTCGTCACCACCTTTTTGAACGCGAAGTTCCAGGGTGGAGAAGAGCGGTTTGTGCGGCGCCTGAACAAGGTAAAAGCAATTGAAGCGCGCTACATGGTTGCTCCTCCGGCTACAAGCCGGAGGTAG
- the tkt gene encoding transketolase: protein MCSPGGNTDKRKKFERRKRTMSDLDQLSINALRFLAVDAVEKAKSGHPGAPLGDAPMAYLLFHKFMRHNPANSKWSNRDRFVLSNGHASALLYSVLHLTGYKVSIDDLKQFRQWGSNTPGHPEYGDTDGVEVTTGPLGQGFAMAVGMAVAEKHLAAVYNKPDFDIVDHYTYVMCGDGDLMEGVSHEAASLAGTLGLGKLICLYDDNLISLDGPTELSFTENVEKRFDAYHWHVQQVADGNDLAAISAAIEAAKAVKDKPSIIAVRTVIGYGSPKAGTNKAHGEALGTEAVAQTKKNLNWPVDKSFYVPEEAGKNWLESVEKGAKEEAEWKQLFAAYKKANPELAAEFERVMAGKLSEGWQKALPILPADAKPIATRVAGGNTMNALAKAVPELFGGAADLTTSTKTLFKDGGNFHLDPTGRNLYFGVREFGMCAMVNGMAVHGGLIPYGSTFFVFTDYCKPALRLAALMKAHSLFVFTHDSIALGEDGPTHQPIEHLMALRAVPRLTDFRPADANETSAAWGLALERKGASFMALSRQDLPILDAEKYRVFDGVRKGAYVIEQGGASPALQIVATGAELWLALKTAQQLATEGIATRVVSMPSWRIFEEQSEEYKAQIFPEDLPKLAVEAGATLGWWKYVGRDGDVVGIDRFGASAPGPQALEHLGFSVENVADRARKLVAKSKEKVAVTR, encoded by the coding sequence ATGTGCAGCCCCGGGGGAAACACTGACAAACGGAAGAAATTCGAGAGAAGGAAGAGGACGATGAGCGATCTGGACCAACTATCCATCAATGCATTACGTTTTTTAGCTGTAGACGCAGTAGAAAAAGCAAAAAGTGGGCACCCTGGAGCACCGCTGGGAGATGCCCCTATGGCCTACCTCCTCTTCCACAAGTTCATGCGCCACAACCCCGCTAATTCCAAGTGGTCCAACCGCGACCGCTTTGTTTTGTCCAACGGGCACGCCTCGGCGCTCCTGTATTCGGTCCTGCACCTCACCGGATACAAAGTCTCCATCGATGACCTGAAGCAGTTCCGCCAATGGGGATCGAACACTCCGGGACACCCGGAATATGGCGATACCGATGGTGTCGAGGTCACCACTGGACCGCTGGGACAGGGCTTTGCGATGGCCGTAGGCATGGCCGTGGCGGAAAAGCATCTGGCCGCGGTGTACAACAAGCCGGACTTTGACATTGTCGATCACTACACCTACGTAATGTGCGGCGATGGCGACCTGATGGAAGGCGTCTCGCACGAGGCTGCTTCGCTGGCCGGCACGCTTGGCCTGGGCAAACTGATCTGTCTCTACGACGACAACCTGATCTCGCTGGATGGCCCCACAGAGCTGTCCTTTACCGAAAATGTGGAGAAGCGCTTTGATGCCTACCACTGGCATGTGCAGCAGGTAGCCGACGGCAATGATCTGGCTGCCATCTCTGCCGCCATCGAGGCTGCAAAGGCAGTGAAGGACAAGCCCTCCATCATCGCCGTGCGCACCGTCATCGGGTATGGCAGCCCCAAGGCAGGCACCAACAAAGCCCACGGAGAGGCGCTCGGAACTGAGGCCGTCGCCCAAACGAAAAAGAATCTCAATTGGCCGGTGGATAAGAGCTTTTACGTGCCCGAGGAAGCCGGCAAGAATTGGCTTGAGTCGGTAGAGAAGGGCGCGAAAGAAGAGGCCGAGTGGAAGCAGCTCTTCGCCGCATACAAGAAGGCGAATCCCGAGCTGGCCGCAGAGTTCGAGCGCGTCATGGCAGGCAAGCTGAGCGAAGGCTGGCAGAAGGCTCTGCCCATCCTCCCTGCTGACGCCAAGCCGATAGCGACCCGTGTCGCGGGCGGCAACACAATGAATGCGCTGGCGAAGGCGGTGCCTGAGCTGTTTGGCGGCGCGGCCGACCTCACTACATCCACCAAGACCCTTTTCAAGGATGGGGGCAACTTCCACCTGGACCCGACCGGCCGCAACCTCTACTTTGGGGTTCGCGAGTTTGGCATGTGCGCCATGGTGAACGGCATGGCGGTTCACGGTGGCCTGATCCCCTACGGCTCCACCTTCTTTGTCTTCACCGATTACTGCAAGCCGGCACTTCGTCTCGCCGCGCTGATGAAGGCTCACTCCCTCTTCGTCTTTACGCATGATTCCATCGCACTCGGCGAAGATGGCCCAACCCATCAGCCAATCGAGCACCTGATGGCGTTGCGCGCCGTGCCTCGCCTGACGGACTTCCGTCCAGCCGATGCGAACGAAACCTCGGCAGCCTGGGGACTGGCGTTAGAGCGGAAGGGTGCCTCCTTTATGGCGCTTTCCCGGCAGGATCTGCCGATTCTCGATGCGGAAAAGTACAGGGTATTCGACGGAGTTCGCAAGGGCGCGTATGTGATCGAGCAGGGAGGAGCCTCCCCGGCCTTGCAGATCGTCGCTACCGGCGCTGAACTATGGCTCGCGCTGAAGACGGCACAGCAACTGGCCACGGAAGGCATCGCAACCCGCGTCGTCTCCATGCCAAGCTGGCGCATCTTCGAAGAACAGAGCGAAGAGTATAAGGCGCAGATCTTCCCCGAAGACCTGCCGAAGCTTGCCGTGGAAGCTGGAGCTACCCTTGGCTGGTGGAAGTACGTGGGACGCGATGGAGATGTCGTCGGGATCGATCGTTTTGGAGCCTCCGCACCTGGCCCGCAGGCGCTCGAGCATCTCGGATTCAGTGTGGAGAACGTTGCGGATCGCGCACGGAAGCTGGTTGCAAAGTCAAAAGAAAAAGTAGCCGTCACCAGGTAG
- a CDS encoding glucoamylase family protein — MLALGSPALSFADGLQNQQKAPPVAPAQEPKPESQTATKYEHPPGVFINRPLTQISKQAEALLDEMEARACDYFYNEASPKTGLVRDHAPVIGRSLSRICSAAATGFGLSALCIAAKRHYLLPSQCEERVEKTLAFLLESCPHEHGFLYHFVDIETGERRFESELSSIDTSILLAGVLLCRQYFAGNTRIAALATTFYRRVDWEWMLNGGTTLSMGWLPDQGFLQARWDVYAELMTMYLMAIGSPSHPIPPARWDDLQRPLINFGGIEYISGLAPLFIHQYAHAWCDYRDQRDRHANYFSNSIAATRAHQLFCMVLGQKFPWLDQDLWGITASDSRQGYRVWGGPPAMGELDGTVAPCAVAGSLPFLPAETSHVLLNLRGLMGGRTWTRYGFVDALHPRSGWLSSDILGINQGISMLMAENLRTGFVWEYFMKNREITHAMREVAFHSDPDSNSQVL; from the coding sequence ATGCTCGCGCTCGGCAGTCCAGCCCTTAGCTTTGCCGATGGCCTGCAGAACCAGCAGAAGGCCCCGCCTGTCGCGCCCGCGCAGGAGCCGAAGCCCGAGAGCCAGACGGCCACGAAATACGAGCATCCTCCGGGCGTCTTCATCAACCGGCCGCTCACCCAGATCTCCAAGCAGGCCGAGGCCTTGCTCGACGAAATGGAGGCGCGCGCCTGCGACTACTTCTATAACGAGGCCAGCCCCAAGACCGGCCTGGTGCGGGATCATGCGCCCGTCATTGGACGATCTCTCAGCCGCATCTGCAGTGCAGCCGCCACCGGCTTTGGCCTGAGCGCGCTCTGCATCGCCGCCAAACGGCACTATCTGCTGCCCTCGCAGTGCGAGGAGCGTGTAGAAAAGACCCTCGCCTTTCTGCTGGAGTCCTGCCCGCACGAGCATGGATTTCTCTACCACTTTGTCGATATTGAGACCGGAGAACGGCGCTTCGAATCCGAGCTCTCTTCCATCGATACCTCCATCCTGCTGGCCGGAGTGCTGCTCTGCCGGCAATATTTCGCCGGCAACACCCGCATCGCGGCCCTTGCCACCACCTTTTATCGCCGCGTGGATTGGGAGTGGATGCTCAACGGCGGCACCACTCTCTCCATGGGCTGGCTGCCCGACCAGGGTTTTCTGCAGGCGCGGTGGGATGTCTATGCCGAGCTGATGACGATGTACCTCATGGCGATCGGCTCACCGTCTCACCCCATTCCTCCCGCCCGATGGGACGATCTGCAACGCCCGCTCATCAATTTCGGTGGAATCGAATACATCAGCGGGCTGGCGCCACTCTTCATTCACCAATATGCCCATGCCTGGTGCGACTATCGCGACCAGCGGGACCGCCACGCCAACTACTTCAGCAACTCCATTGCCGCTACGCGGGCGCACCAGCTCTTCTGTATGGTTCTGGGGCAGAAATTTCCCTGGCTCGATCAGGATCTCTGGGGGATCACTGCCTCGGATTCGCGGCAGGGCTATCGCGTATGGGGAGGTCCGCCTGCGATGGGAGAACTGGACGGCACAGTAGCTCCCTGCGCTGTGGCCGGGTCGCTTCCCTTTCTGCCGGCAGAAACCTCCCATGTGCTGTTGAACCTGCGCGGATTGATGGGCGGCAGAACCTGGACTCGCTATGGATTCGTGGATGCGCTCCACCCCAGGAGCGGCTGGTTGTCCAGCGATATCCTCGGAATCAACCAGGGAATCAGCATGTTGATGGCGGAAAATTTGCGCACCGGCTTTGTCTGGGAATACTTCATGAAAAATCGCGAAATTACGCATGCCATGCGCGAAGTAGCGTTCCACTCAGACCCGGACAGTAACTCCCAGGTGCTCTGA
- a CDS encoding superoxide dismutase, with amino-acid sequence MAYELAPLPYDYAALEPYIDEATMKLHHDKHHQTYVTNLNAAIEKHPELASKTAEDLLKNLSAIPEDIRTAVRNNGGGHVNHTMFWALMKPKGGGDPTGKIADQIKKDFGAFEDFKKQFNETTAKQFGSGWGWLVFEGGKLKIVTTPNQDSPLSNGLYPVLGNDVWEHAYYLKYQNRRADYLAAWWNTVNWDEINKRLQKAQS; translated from the coding sequence TTGGCCTACGAACTAGCACCCCTTCCCTACGACTACGCCGCTCTTGAGCCCTACATTGACGAAGCAACCATGAAGTTGCACCACGACAAGCATCACCAGACGTATGTGACCAACCTGAATGCGGCCATCGAAAAGCATCCCGAACTGGCGAGCAAGACTGCTGAAGACCTATTGAAGAATCTTTCCGCCATACCGGAGGACATTCGGACCGCAGTCCGCAACAATGGTGGCGGCCATGTGAACCACACCATGTTCTGGGCGCTGATGAAGCCGAAGGGCGGCGGTGACCCGACCGGCAAGATTGCCGACCAGATCAAGAAGGACTTTGGCGCTTTTGAAGACTTCAAGAAGCAGTTCAATGAGACGACCGCCAAGCAGTTCGGTTCCGGATGGGGCTGGCTGGTATTTGAGGGCGGAAAGCTGAAGATCGTTACCACGCCAAACCAGGACAGCCCGCTTTCGAACGGTCTCTACCCGGTTCTGGGCAACGACGTGTGGGAGCATGCCTACTATTTGAAGTATCAGAACCGCCGCGCCGATTACCTCGCCGCCTGGTGGAACACGGTGAACTGGGACGAGATCAACAAGCGTCTCCAAAAGGCGCAATCGTAG
- a CDS encoding alpha/beta hydrolase has translation MRLSQSAICGLATAALFCTIPLYSQQALPPGSSNYTLYFQGKVIGKAGYTVQSLAAGGVSLASHADVKINNTALSLDDRQALDASLEIASTEFSGNVGESKIAVSVKPDGDKFSLSVSADRQLTPNTLDRHPHTVFMPDFDPSTLAVLVRMPVGALWVLIPRQAGLLAPAHLEAKPDSKAAIGGSPAMVKHDVLTIGSISSDLYFSADGQFFAQVVPTQGFAMLRDGFAMEGGIPAPPSEAKPPAGVAEHPVNFPSGELSIPGTVTLPATAGKPVPMVVLVGGSGPRDRDETLGPNKPMRDLAWDLAQRGVASLRFDKRTYFNAADWMKHPDLDHEVTLDAVAALAYASSQPGVDPAQIFLAGHSLGGQMAPYIVEQRLAAQPGSVRGIVLLAAEGTPVDTTILRQIAFQEHRAGQTQAKTDADLATVQAAFDKIRDPKTPDKETIRVIGGSMPVSYWRDWMARNPAPLLARLGLPTLVLRGEKDIQITQEDYKLLSAAAMAPGSESRELAGLNHLFFSVSGESTGAEYAQPAHMSPEVADTIVAWITKTGAARKVISPR, from the coding sequence ATGCGACTCTCGCAATCTGCCATTTGCGGCCTGGCGACGGCTGCACTTTTTTGCACAATACCGCTTTACTCCCAGCAGGCGCTTCCTCCGGGCTCATCGAATTACACCCTGTACTTCCAGGGAAAGGTAATTGGCAAGGCCGGCTATACGGTGCAGAGCCTTGCGGCCGGAGGCGTTTCTCTGGCGTCGCACGCGGATGTGAAGATCAACAACACCGCGCTGTCGCTGGACGACCGGCAGGCGCTCGACGCCTCGCTGGAGATTGCCTCCACGGAGTTCAGCGGAAATGTAGGCGAGAGCAAGATCGCAGTCAGCGTGAAGCCCGATGGGGATAAGTTCTCTCTCTCCGTCTCGGCGGACCGGCAACTGACGCCGAACACGCTGGACCGTCATCCGCACACCGTGTTTATGCCGGATTTCGATCCTTCTACACTCGCAGTCCTGGTGCGTATGCCGGTGGGGGCGCTATGGGTTTTGATCCCGCGTCAGGCCGGACTGCTGGCCCCGGCGCACCTGGAGGCAAAGCCTGACTCCAAGGCGGCGATCGGTGGCTCACCGGCCATGGTCAAGCACGATGTGCTCACGATTGGCTCGATTTCATCAGATCTCTATTTCTCCGCGGATGGCCAGTTCTTTGCGCAGGTGGTTCCCACGCAGGGCTTTGCAATGCTGCGGGATGGATTCGCGATGGAAGGCGGAATTCCGGCTCCGCCCAGCGAGGCAAAGCCTCCCGCCGGAGTTGCCGAGCACCCGGTCAACTTTCCCAGCGGGGAGCTCAGCATTCCGGGCACCGTGACCCTACCTGCAACGGCAGGGAAGCCGGTCCCAATGGTGGTGCTGGTGGGCGGATCCGGCCCGCGGGATCGGGACGAAACGCTCGGGCCGAACAAGCCGATGCGCGATCTTGCATGGGACCTGGCGCAGCGCGGAGTTGCCAGCCTGCGCTTCGACAAGCGCACCTACTTCAACGCTGCGGATTGGATGAAGCATCCTGACCTGGATCATGAGGTGACGCTCGACGCGGTTGCGGCGCTGGCCTATGCCTCCAGCCAGCCTGGGGTGGACCCGGCGCAAATCTTCCTGGCCGGACATTCTCTGGGTGGCCAGATGGCTCCCTACATCGTGGAGCAGAGGCTGGCGGCTCAGCCGGGTTCGGTTCGTGGAATCGTGCTGCTGGCGGCCGAGGGAACTCCGGTGGATACGACAATTCTGCGCCAGATCGCATTCCAGGAGCATCGGGCCGGGCAGACTCAGGCGAAGACAGACGCGGATCTGGCGACCGTGCAGGCTGCGTTCGACAAGATTCGCGACCCCAAGACCCCAGACAAGGAAACGATTCGCGTGATTGGAGGCTCCATGCCGGTGAGTTACTGGCGCGACTGGATGGCGCGCAATCCAGCGCCTCTCCTCGCCCGTCTAGGGCTGCCAACGCTTGTTCTGCGCGGAGAAAAGGACATTCAGATCACGCAGGAGGATTACAAGCTACTCTCTGCCGCGGCTATGGCACCCGGCAGTGAATCCCGGGAGCTGGCGGGATTGAACCATCTGTTCTTTTCTGTGAGCGGAGAATCGACGGGAGCCGAGTATGCCCAGCCCGCGCACATGTCGCCGGAGGTAGCCGACACGATCGTGGCGTGGATCACGAAGACTGGCGCGGCAAGGAAGGTGATCTCCCCGCGGTAG
- a CDS encoding CCA tRNA nucleotidyltransferase, whose protein sequence is MAGNGAGNGAGKRAEQAAYEVVAKLRSAGYQAYYAGGCVRDLLLGQEPADFDVATDAQPEIVLDMFPRTFAVGAHFGVVLVAAEESGREIVTEVATFRSDGAYSDGRRPDQVSFSASAEADVQRRDFTINGMLLDPLRLAHPLDTVKPGEMASAVLDFVGGREDLALRLVRAIGNPHTRFTEDKLRMLRAVRFAARFGFDIEAGTMAAIREQAAEIVQVSRERIRDELTRMLTEGHARRAFELLNSTALLQWVLPEIVRMHGVEQPPQFHPEGDVWIHTLLLLEKLEAGCTPTLAWGALLHDVGKPATFRRAPDRIRFDGHVEVGVKIAEDICRRLRFSNEDTAQIVALVANHMRFGDVEKMKDSTLKRFFRLPRFEEHLALHRLDCLSSHGGLQLYDYARQRYASMPSEAVRPRLLVTGRELIAAGYRPGESFKEMLRMAEDAQLEGRIHTPEEGLELVRQHFPQSPTAGRSPSLPRQSS, encoded by the coding sequence ATGGCAGGCAACGGAGCGGGCAACGGGGCAGGCAAGCGCGCGGAGCAGGCAGCCTACGAGGTTGTGGCCAAGCTGCGCTCCGCGGGCTATCAGGCCTACTATGCCGGCGGGTGTGTCCGGGACCTGCTGCTTGGCCAGGAGCCGGCAGACTTCGACGTTGCCACCGATGCGCAGCCAGAGATTGTGCTGGACATGTTTCCCCGAACCTTCGCCGTGGGAGCGCACTTCGGCGTGGTGCTGGTTGCGGCAGAAGAGAGCGGGCGCGAAATCGTAACCGAAGTAGCTACATTTCGCAGCGACGGCGCCTACTCCGACGGCCGGCGCCCGGATCAAGTAAGTTTTTCCGCCAGCGCGGAGGCCGATGTCCAGCGGCGCGACTTCACCATCAACGGCATGCTGCTGGATCCGCTGCGGCTGGCCCACCCGCTGGATACGGTAAAGCCGGGTGAGATGGCCAGTGCCGTGCTCGACTTCGTTGGCGGCCGAGAGGACCTGGCCCTCCGCCTGGTGCGCGCCATCGGCAATCCGCACACGCGCTTTACCGAGGACAAGCTGCGCATGCTGCGTGCCGTGCGCTTTGCCGCGCGCTTCGGTTTTGACATCGAAGCCGGCACCATGGCAGCCATCCGCGAACAGGCTGCCGAAATTGTGCAGGTCAGCCGGGAGAGAATCCGCGACGAGTTGACGCGCATGCTGACCGAGGGCCATGCTCGCCGGGCCTTTGAACTGCTCAACAGTACCGCCCTGCTGCAGTGGGTTCTGCCGGAGATCGTCCGCATGCATGGAGTGGAGCAGCCACCGCAATTCCACCCCGAGGGCGACGTCTGGATCCATACTCTACTGCTGCTGGAGAAGCTGGAGGCCGGATGCACGCCAACCCTGGCCTGGGGAGCGCTGCTGCACGACGTGGGTAAGCCGGCCACCTTCCGGCGCGCTCCGGATCGCATCCGCTTCGATGGTCATGTCGAGGTGGGAGTGAAGATCGCCGAGGACATCTGCCGGCGGCTTCGCTTCTCCAACGAAGACACGGCGCAGATTGTCGCACTGGTGGCGAATCACATGCGCTTTGGCGATGTGGAGAAAATGAAGGACTCCACCCTGAAGCGCTTCTTCCGGCTGCCGCGATTCGAAGAGCACCTTGCGCTCCATCGCCTCGATTGCCTATCGAGCCACGGTGGCCTGCAACTCTACGACTATGCCCGGCAACGCTATGCGTCGATGCCCTCCGAGGCCGTGCGCCCCAGGCTGCTGGTGACAGGACGCGAACTGATCGCCGCAGGCTATCGCCCCGGAGAGTCCTTCAAAGAGATGCTGCGCATGGCGGAGGATGCCCAGCTCGAAGGCCGCATCCACACCCCGGAAGAGGGGCTGGAACTGGTGCGGCAGCACTTTCCGCAGAGTCCTACCGCGGGGAGATCACCTTCCTTGCCGCGCCAGTCTTCGTGA